In a single window of the Leptospira sanjuanensis genome:
- a CDS encoding branched-chain amino acid transaminase produces the protein MAESIKKLSYFEGKILPESEAKISIQTHALQYGTTVFGGLRGYYDKDTDNIYLFRILDHYQRLINSTRIMQLKLDKTKEELRDITIDLIRQCGYKENIYLRPFVYTSALQLSPRFHDVPTELAIYILQLNDYLDTKRGLKTMVSSWRRFDDAVIPTLSKVSGGYVNSALAKSEAVQNGFDEAIFLDARGFVSEGSAENIFLVRDGKIITPGINSSLLEGITRRSVLQIARDNGIEVVERDISRSELYIADEVFFSGTGVQIAWVSEIDHRKVGNSEMGPITKKIQSLFFNLVINKEEKYRHWLTPVY, from the coding sequence ATGGCAGAATCCATCAAGAAACTATCCTATTTCGAAGGAAAAATCCTTCCTGAATCAGAAGCGAAGATCAGCATTCAAACACACGCGCTTCAATACGGAACCACCGTCTTCGGCGGACTCCGCGGTTACTACGATAAAGACACCGATAACATCTATCTCTTCCGTATCTTAGACCATTATCAAAGACTGATTAACTCGACTCGGATCATGCAGTTGAAGTTGGATAAGACAAAAGAAGAATTGAGAGACATAACCATCGACTTGATTCGTCAGTGCGGTTACAAAGAGAATATTTATCTTCGTCCATTCGTTTATACTTCTGCGCTGCAACTTTCACCTCGCTTTCACGACGTTCCCACCGAACTCGCAATCTATATTCTTCAGTTGAACGACTACTTGGATACGAAACGCGGATTGAAAACGATGGTATCCAGTTGGAGAAGATTCGACGACGCCGTAATTCCGACCTTGTCCAAAGTCTCCGGCGGCTATGTGAACTCGGCGCTTGCAAAATCGGAAGCGGTTCAAAACGGATTCGATGAAGCGATCTTCTTAGATGCGAGAGGATTTGTAAGTGAAGGTTCGGCGGAGAATATCTTCTTAGTCCGAGACGGAAAGATCATCACACCGGGAATCAATTCTTCTCTTCTTGAAGGAATCACAAGAAGAAGCGTTCTTCAGATCGCAAGAGACAACGGAATCGAAGTGGTTGAAAGAGACATATCCAGAAGCGAACTTTATATCGCCGACGAAGTTTTCTTTTCGGGAACGGGAGTTCAAATCGCCTGGGTTTCCGAAATCGATCATAGAAAAGTCGGCAACTCGGAGATGGGACCGATCACCAAAAAGATTCAAAGCCTCTTCTTCAACCTCGTAATCAATAAAGAAGAAAAATACAGACACTGGTTGACCCCGGTTTATTAA